A portion of the Haemorhous mexicanus isolate bHaeMex1 chromosome 3, bHaeMex1.pri, whole genome shotgun sequence genome contains these proteins:
- the KCNS3 gene encoding potassium voltage-gated channel subfamily S member 3 yields MVYGEFFRRPGKDAELINLNVGGFKQSVDQSTLLRFPHTRLGKLLKCHSEEAILELCDDYSVADKEYYFDRNPSLFRYVLNFYYTGKLHVMEELCVFSFCQEIEYWGINELFIDSCCSNRYQERKEEGPEKDWDQKSNDSMDSSNEESSIFDKELEKFDNLCFGEIRKKIWVRMENPAYCLSAKLIAVSSLSVVLASIVAMCIHSMPEFQRLDANDREIGDPVLEAVEITCIIWFTAELVIRLFTAPSQKKFWKKPLNIIDFVSIIPFYATLAVDTKEEESEDIENMGKVVQILRLMRIFRILKLARHSVGLRSLGATLRHSYQEVGLLLLFLSVGISIFSVLVYSVEKDDDSSELQSIPICWWWATISMTTVGYGDTYPVTLAGKLLGTLCIICGILVVALPITIIFNKFSKYYQKQKAIDRDQCSNDRKEKSNDLPYFNIRDIYAKKMHSFISSLSSVGIVVSDQESTDASSIQDMEDVYNTVSLENGTGK; encoded by the coding sequence ATGGTTTATGGTGAATTTTTCCGCAGACCTGGCAAAGATGCAGAACTTATCAATTTGAATGTGGGTGGCTTTAAGCAATCAGTGGATCAAAGCACCTTGCTCCGATTTCCCCATACCAGACTTGGAAAACTTCTCAAATGCCATTCAGAAGAGGCTATTCTAGAACTGTGTGATGATTATAGTGTGGCAGACAAGGAATATTACTTTGACAGGAATCCTTCCTTGTTCCGGTATGTTCTGAACTTTTACTATACGGGCAAACTTCACGTTATGGAAGAACTTTGTGTCTTTTCCTTCTGCCAGGAAATAGAGTACTGGGGGATAAATGAGCTGTTTATTGATTCCTGCTGCAGCAATCGGTACCAAGAACGGAAAGAGGAAGGTCCTGAAAAAGACTGGGATCAGAAGAGCAACGACAGTATGGACTCCTCCAATGAAGAGTCATCCATATTTGACAAAGAGCTCGAAAAGTTTGATAATCTGTGTTTTGgtgaaataagaaagaagatCTGGGTCAGGATGGAAAATCCTGCATACTGCTTGTCTGCCAAGTTAATTGCCGTGTCATCCCTGAGTGTTGTTCTGGCATCAATTGTGGCCATGTGCATTCATAGCATGCCAGAATTTCAAAGGCTGGATGCCAATGACAGGGAGATTGGAGACCCTGTGCTGGAAGCTGTGGAGATTACATGCATCATCTGGTTTACTGCTGAGCTAGTGATCAGGCTCTTCACTGCTCCAAGTCAGAAGAAGTTCTGGAAGAAACCACTGAACATCATTGATTTTGTCTCTATTATCCCATTTTATGCCACGCTGGCTGTGGACACGAAGGAAGAAGAGAGTGAAGATATTGAGAACATGGGGAAGGTGGTTCAGATCCTGCGGTTAATGAGGATATTTCGCATCCTGAAACTGGCCAGGCACTCCGTAGGACTGCGGTCTTTGGGCGCCACTTTGAGACACAGTTACCAAGAAGTTGGgcttctgcttttgtttctgtcaGTTGGGATTTCTATCTTTTCAGTGCTTGTCTACTCCGTGGAGAAAGATGATGACTCATCAGAACTGCAGAGCATCCCTATTTGCTGGTGGTGGGCAACCATCAGCATGACCACTGTTGGTTATGGGGACACTTACCCGGTCACTCTTGCTGGAAAGCTGCTCGGCACCCTCTGCATTATCTGTGGGATTCTGGTGGTAGCACTTCCAATCACCATCATTTTCAATAAGTTTTCTAAGTACTACCAAAAGCAAAAAGCTATTGATAGAGACCAGTGCAGCAATGATCGCAAGGAGAAAAGCAATGACCTACCCTATTTTAACATTAGGGATATTTATGCAAAAAAGATGCACTCCTTCATTTCTAGCCTTTCTTCAGTAGGAATTGTAGTCAGCGACCAAGAGTCAACAGATGCCTCCAGTATCCAAGATATGGAGGATGTTTATAACACAGTATCTTTAGAGAATGGTACAGGAAAATGA